Proteins encoded in a region of the Halioglobus maricola genome:
- the modB gene encoding molybdate ABC transporter permease subunit produces the protein MPLSAAELDAIALTAALATTTTVILLLLGTPLAWWLARRRGNLAAMVEAVVALPLVLPPTVLGFYLLLALAPNSPVGKAWQAVSGDQLAFSFSALVIGSVIYSLPFVVQPLQAAFQRVPNGLLDAAATMGATPADQFRSVVLPLTKRSFVAAAVLGFAHTIGEFGVVLMIGGNIPGETQVLSIALYDQVESLRFDEAHRLAAGLLLFSLALLFVVYRKGAGWKVSS, from the coding sequence CTGCGGCATTGGCCACCACGACTACCGTCATCTTGCTGCTACTGGGTACCCCACTGGCCTGGTGGCTGGCGCGCCGGCGCGGCAACCTGGCGGCCATGGTCGAAGCGGTGGTGGCCCTGCCTCTGGTACTGCCTCCTACCGTCCTGGGGTTCTACCTCTTGCTCGCTTTGGCGCCAAACTCGCCGGTTGGAAAAGCCTGGCAGGCCGTGTCAGGTGATCAATTGGCGTTCAGTTTTTCAGCCCTGGTGATCGGCTCGGTCATCTACTCTCTGCCATTCGTGGTGCAGCCATTGCAGGCCGCTTTCCAACGAGTACCGAACGGCTTGCTGGACGCCGCCGCAACCATGGGGGCGACGCCCGCCGACCAGTTTCGCTCCGTGGTCCTGCCCCTGACCAAACGCAGCTTCGTCGCTGCGGCAGTATTGGGATTTGCTCACACGATAGGCGAGTTCGGCGTGGTATTGATGATCGGCGGCAACATACCCGGCGAGACCCAGGTTCTGTCGATAGCCCTCTACGATCAGGTTGAGTCGCTACGATTCGACGAGGCCCATCGCCTGGCCGCCGGCCTGCTGCTGTTCTCGCTGGCACTGCTGTTTGTGGTCTACCGCAAGGGCGCCGGTTGGAAGGTGAGTAGCTGA